A single genomic interval of Streptomyces sp. NBC_00663 harbors:
- a CDS encoding TerD family protein, producing MTPGSNIPLSTARVTVDVAAPVRLDVSGLLLTADGKVRSDDDFIFYNQPNGPGVTYRSGGGAAPDAIVVDTAALPPGIEKIVVTASPDAAGQTFQGVEPTATIRGADDNSVLATFTPPQLGSETALVVVEIYLRNGAWKARAVGQGYANGLAGIATDFGVTVEEPAPAPVAPPQPVAPPVAPPQPTLQTPVTPPAPPMTTPTPPPPAHAPGTGKINLDKGRVSLQKNQTVSLVKGGRPLLSQVKMGLGWEPAFRGKDIDLDASVIAYGPQRNHIDSCYFGKLSIVGGAIKHSGDNLTGEGGGDDEVIVVDLGRLPQDVTGLVFTVNSFSGQKFTEVAKAYCRLLDAATGEELVRFDLTNAEAQTGVMMAKLIKQFSGEWEMTALGDFVKSRTVRGMVKPAAQAL from the coding sequence ATGACCCCCGGCTCGAACATCCCTCTCTCCACCGCGCGCGTGACGGTGGACGTCGCCGCCCCGGTGCGGCTCGACGTTTCGGGCCTGCTGCTCACCGCCGACGGCAAGGTGCGCTCCGACGACGACTTCATCTTCTACAACCAGCCCAACGGCCCCGGCGTGACCTACCGCTCCGGCGGCGGCGCGGCCCCCGACGCGATCGTCGTGGACACCGCCGCCCTCCCGCCGGGCATCGAGAAGATCGTCGTCACGGCCAGTCCGGACGCCGCCGGCCAGACCTTCCAGGGCGTCGAACCGACGGCGACGATCCGCGGCGCCGACGACAACTCCGTCCTGGCCACGTTCACGCCGCCGCAGCTCGGCAGCGAGACGGCCCTGGTGGTCGTGGAGATCTATCTGCGCAACGGCGCGTGGAAGGCCCGCGCGGTCGGCCAGGGCTACGCCAACGGCCTGGCCGGCATCGCCACCGACTTCGGCGTGACGGTCGAGGAGCCCGCCCCGGCCCCGGTGGCGCCGCCCCAGCCGGTCGCACCTCCGGTCGCCCCGCCGCAGCCCACCCTCCAGACCCCGGTCACGCCGCCGGCCCCGCCGATGACCACGCCGACTCCCCCGCCGCCCGCGCACGCGCCGGGCACCGGGAAGATCAACCTGGACAAGGGCCGCGTCAGTCTCCAGAAGAACCAGACCGTGTCCCTGGTCAAGGGCGGCCGCCCGCTGCTCTCCCAGGTCAAGATGGGCCTCGGCTGGGAGCCGGCGTTCCGCGGCAAGGACATCGACCTGGACGCCTCGGTCATCGCCTACGGCCCGCAGCGCAACCACATCGACAGCTGCTACTTCGGCAAGCTCTCCATCGTGGGCGGCGCGATCAAGCACTCCGGCGACAACCTCACAGGCGAGGGCGGTGGCGACGACGAGGTCATCGTCGTCGACCTCGGCCGCCTCCCGCAGGACGTCACCGGCCTGGTCTTCACGGTGAACTCCTTCTCCGGCCAGAAGTTCACCGAGGTCGCCAAGGCCTACTGCCGCCTCCTCGACGCCGCCACCGGCGAGGAACTGGTCCGCTTCGACCTCACCAACGCCGAAGCGCAGACCGGCGTGATGATGGCCAAGCTGATCAAGCAGTTCTCCGGCGAGTGGGAGATGACGGCCCTCGGCGACTTCGTGAAGTCCCGCACGGTGAGGGGAATGGTGAAGCCGGCGGCGCAAGCCCTCTAG
- a CDS encoding 1-aminocyclopropane-1-carboxylate deaminase has protein sequence MSLSSYERYPLLFGPSPVHPLERLTARLGGASLWAKREDCNSGIAYGGNKTRKLEYLVADALAQGCDTLVSIGGVQSNHTRQVAAVAARAGLKCVLVQESWVDWPDAVYDKVGNILISRLAGADVRLVRAGFGIGFKESWEQALREVEESGGKPYAIPAGASDHPLGGLGFAGWADEVAEQERELGVFFDTVVVCSVTGSTQAGMVAGFAALEEAGGRSRRVLGVDASAKPAATREQIARIAQRTGQLIGVKRELTVADVELDERYHAGVYGIPDETTLAAMRLAARTEGMVTDPVYEGKSMAGMIDLVERGEIGREATVLYAHLGGQPALNAYSALFA, from the coding sequence ATGTCCCTTTCCTCGTACGAGCGGTACCCGCTGCTCTTCGGCCCCTCGCCCGTCCACCCCCTGGAGCGGCTCACCGCCCGGCTCGGTGGCGCGTCCCTGTGGGCCAAGCGGGAGGACTGCAACTCCGGCATCGCCTACGGCGGCAACAAGACCCGCAAGCTGGAGTACCTGGTCGCCGACGCCCTCGCCCAGGGCTGCGACACCCTCGTCTCCATCGGGGGAGTCCAGTCCAACCACACCCGTCAGGTCGCGGCCGTCGCCGCCCGTGCCGGGCTGAAGTGCGTGCTCGTGCAGGAGAGTTGGGTGGACTGGCCCGACGCCGTGTACGACAAGGTCGGCAACATCCTGATCAGCCGGCTCGCCGGAGCCGATGTCCGGCTGGTGCGGGCCGGGTTCGGGATCGGGTTCAAGGAGAGCTGGGAGCAGGCGCTGCGGGAGGTGGAGGAGTCGGGCGGGAAGCCGTACGCCATCCCCGCCGGTGCCTCCGACCATCCGCTCGGCGGACTCGGCTTCGCCGGCTGGGCGGACGAAGTCGCCGAGCAGGAACGGGAGTTGGGGGTCTTCTTCGACACCGTGGTGGTGTGCTCGGTGACCGGGTCCACGCAGGCGGGCATGGTCGCCGGGTTCGCGGCGCTGGAGGAGGCGGGGGGTCGGTCGCGGCGGGTGCTGGGTGTGGACGCGTCGGCGAAGCCCGCCGCCACCCGCGAGCAGATCGCCCGGATCGCGCAGCGTACGGGACAACTCATCGGCGTCAAGCGGGAGTTGACCGTGGCCGACGTCGAGCTGGACGAGCGGTATCACGCCGGTGTCTACGGCATCCCCGACGAGACCACCCTCGCGGCGATGCGGCTCGCCGCCCGCACCGAGGGGATGGTCACCGATCCCGTGTACGAGGGGAAGTCGATGGCCGGGATGATCGATCTCGTCGAGCGCGGGGAGATCGGGCGGGAGGCGACGGTGCTGTACGCGCACCTGGGCGGGCAGCCGGCGTTGAACGCGTACAGCGCGCTGTTCGCGTAG
- a CDS encoding GntR family transcriptional regulator has product MEAIRPVARTLLRDRAYASIRDAIVSGELEPGAVVRDADLAERLGLSRAPVREAFSRLVDEGLLESKPQSYTRVTPVLAADVRDAAAVVGALHELVTRVAVPRLFAADIEAMRAANERFAAAVHAGDVDSALRADDALHDVLVRVSGNRAAAATVARYTPLIRRLERRRFGEGGNCRSAGLHERLIEACAAGDVTGAVEVTAEIWRGLADLADDVP; this is encoded by the coding sequence GTGGAGGCCATTCGACCCGTAGCCCGCACCCTGCTCAGGGACCGCGCCTACGCATCCATCAGGGACGCCATCGTGTCCGGGGAGCTGGAGCCCGGCGCGGTCGTGCGGGACGCCGATCTCGCCGAACGGCTCGGGCTGTCCCGGGCGCCGGTGCGCGAGGCGTTCTCGCGGCTCGTCGACGAGGGGCTCCTGGAGAGCAAGCCGCAGAGCTACACACGGGTGACCCCGGTCTTGGCCGCCGACGTACGGGACGCCGCCGCCGTCGTCGGCGCCCTGCACGAGCTGGTCACCCGGGTCGCCGTGCCCCGGCTGTTCGCCGCGGACATCGAGGCGATGCGCGCGGCCAACGAACGGTTCGCCGCTGCCGTCCACGCCGGTGACGTGGACTCCGCGCTCCGGGCCGACGACGCACTCCACGACGTCCTCGTCCGCGTCAGCGGCAACCGCGCGGCGGCCGCCACCGTCGCCCGCTACACGCCCCTCATCCGCAGACTGGAGCGCCGTCGCTTCGGCGAGGGCGGCAACTGCCGCTCCGCCGGGCTGCACGAGCGGCTCATCGAGGCCTGCGCGGCCGGCGACGTGACCGGCGCGGTCGAGGTCACCGCGGAGATCTGGCGGGGCCTGGCCGACCTCGCCGACGACGTTCCCTGA
- a CDS encoding TROVE domain-containing protein, protein MSRFNKRAAKAQPTSRVTSTGRILRTFQGGRGRERDARSELFLLAIANFVSQDTFYESGADRDDRFAKLVRELAVTDPEWTAGLLGWLRGEGNLRTASVVGAAEYVKARLDAGATGGPSNRQVVDSVLRRPDEPGELLAYWTATYGRNVPKPVKRGVADAVRRLYSGKSLLKYDTAAKGYRFGDILNLVHAAPDPDKAWQGELFQYALDRRHHPDTAVPPASNRTLVAHRELMALPVEERRAVVTSEGGAERLAAAGMTWEALAGWLQGPMDRAAWEAVIPSMGAMALVRNLRNFDQAGVSDEVAARVAARISDPAEVARSRQFPFRYLAAYQHAPSLRWAYPLEQALGHSLANVPALPGRTLVLVDRSGSMWGPLSGRSQLNRADAAAVFGTALALRAERADLVQFGTTSAEVPFRTGESVLKILERFGNLGGTDTTGAVRRHYRKHDRVLIVTDEQYAYSHYGDPTEQVPADVPVYTWNLAGYRAGHGPSGKANRHTFGGLSDAAFRMVPLLESARDADWPWAAA, encoded by the coding sequence ATGTCGCGATTCAACAAGCGAGCCGCCAAGGCACAGCCCACCTCGCGGGTCACGTCCACCGGCCGCATTCTCCGTACCTTCCAGGGCGGCCGAGGCCGTGAGCGGGACGCGCGCTCCGAGCTCTTCCTGCTCGCCATCGCCAACTTCGTCTCGCAGGACACCTTCTACGAGAGCGGCGCCGACCGTGACGACCGGTTCGCGAAGCTGGTGCGGGAGCTCGCCGTCACCGACCCGGAGTGGACGGCCGGGCTGCTCGGCTGGCTGCGCGGTGAGGGCAACCTCCGTACCGCCTCCGTCGTCGGCGCCGCCGAGTACGTGAAGGCGCGCCTCGACGCGGGCGCCACCGGCGGCCCCTCGAACCGGCAGGTCGTCGACTCCGTGCTCCGGCGTCCGGACGAGCCCGGCGAGCTGCTCGCGTACTGGACGGCGACGTACGGCCGCAATGTGCCCAAGCCCGTCAAGCGCGGCGTCGCCGACGCCGTACGCCGGCTCTACAGCGGGAAGTCCCTGCTGAAGTACGACACCGCGGCCAAGGGGTACCGCTTCGGCGACATCCTCAACCTAGTGCACGCGGCTCCCGACCCGGACAAGGCGTGGCAGGGCGAGCTGTTCCAGTACGCCCTCGACCGCCGGCACCACCCGGACACGGCCGTGCCGCCCGCGTCGAACCGGACGCTGGTCGCACACCGCGAGCTGATGGCGCTGCCCGTCGAGGAGCGGCGCGCGGTCGTCACCTCCGAGGGCGGCGCCGAGCGGCTCGCCGCGGCCGGGATGACCTGGGAGGCGCTGGCCGGGTGGCTGCAAGGCCCGATGGACAGGGCGGCCTGGGAGGCGGTCATTCCGTCCATGGGCGCGATGGCGCTTGTGCGCAACCTCCGCAACTTCGACCAGGCCGGTGTCTCCGACGAGGTCGCGGCCCGGGTCGCGGCGCGGATCAGTGACCCGGCGGAGGTCGCGCGGTCGCGGCAGTTCCCCTTCCGCTACCTCGCCGCGTACCAGCACGCGCCGTCGCTGCGCTGGGCGTACCCGCTGGAGCAGGCGCTCGGCCACTCGCTGGCCAACGTGCCCGCGCTGCCCGGCCGGACCCTTGTCCTGGTCGACCGCTCGGGTTCGATGTGGGGTCCGCTGTCCGGCCGTTCGCAGCTCAACCGGGCCGACGCGGCGGCGGTCTTCGGCACGGCGCTCGCGCTGCGCGCCGAGCGGGCGGACCTGGTGCAGTTCGGGACCACCAGCGCCGAGGTCCCGTTCCGCACGGGTGAGTCGGTGCTGAAGATCCTGGAGCGCTTCGGCAACCTGGGCGGCACCGACACCACGGGCGCGGTGCGCCGGCACTACCGCAAGCACGACCGGGTGCTGATCGTCACCGATGAGCAGTACGCGTACAGCCACTACGGCGACCCGACCGAGCAGGTCCCCGCCGACGTGCCGGTCTACACCTGGAACCTCGCCGGGTACCGGGCGGGCCACGGCCCCTCCGGCAAGGCGAACCGGCACACCTTCGGGGGTCTGTCGGACGCGGCGTTCCGGATGGTGCCGCTGCTGGAGAGCGCCCGGGACGCCGACTGGCCGTGGGCCGCGGCCTGA
- a CDS encoding alkaline phosphatase PhoX — protein sequence MSLTRRDFARNSAITGAGVALAGSVGALATAPQALASTDTGSEADAHGGVGYGPLIADPDGILALPAGFKYRVITYSGKTTLESGEITPSNHDGTATFDGPRGTTLLVNNHELKGPRANWKYPVPLTEGLVYDPAAAGGCTVVEVRPDGHVAEWVGIAGTSTNCAGGRTPWGTWLTCEENEDKAGSNGMTKDHGYVFEVDPSDRRANRAPKPLKFFGRYAHEAVVIDPKRGHAYLTEDAASPNGLLFRWTPPKGFEHGRGKLRALADDAGAFEAFKCFDSGGQFVDDLSRATKIGTVYGVDWVTVPDRDAKTVAVRKQFTDGQVTRARKLEGMWWGDGGAYIVSSYARAESPVQHDGQVWFYDPKRRTLTLKVLLGVNPDPSVDGAFDGPDNITVSPYGGLVIAEDGEGVQHLFGATDSGNTYPIARNELNIGTEDAPEYSEFTGVTFSCDGRTLFANIQTPGIMLAITGPWKRQKRA from the coding sequence ATGTCGCTCACCCGCAGGGACTTCGCCAGGAACTCCGCGATCACCGGTGCCGGTGTCGCGCTGGCCGGCAGCGTCGGCGCCCTCGCCACCGCGCCGCAGGCCCTCGCGTCCACCGACACCGGGAGCGAGGCGGACGCTCACGGCGGAGTCGGCTACGGACCCCTGATCGCCGACCCCGACGGCATCCTCGCGCTGCCCGCCGGGTTCAAGTACCGCGTCATCACCTACAGCGGAAAGACCACGCTGGAGTCGGGTGAGATCACCCCGTCCAACCACGACGGCACCGCCACCTTCGACGGCCCCCGCGGCACCACCCTCCTCGTCAACAACCACGAGCTGAAGGGCCCGCGCGCCAACTGGAAGTACCCCGTCCCGCTCACCGAGGGCCTGGTCTACGACCCCGCCGCGGCCGGCGGCTGCACCGTCGTCGAGGTCCGCCCCGACGGACACGTCGCCGAATGGGTCGGCATCGCCGGCACCTCCACCAACTGCGCGGGCGGCCGCACCCCTTGGGGCACCTGGCTCACCTGTGAGGAGAACGAGGACAAGGCCGGGTCCAACGGCATGACCAAGGACCACGGCTACGTCTTCGAGGTCGACCCGTCCGACCGGCGCGCCAACCGCGCCCCCAAGCCCCTGAAGTTCTTCGGCCGCTACGCCCACGAGGCCGTCGTCATCGACCCCAAGCGCGGTCACGCCTACCTCACCGAGGACGCGGCCTCGCCGAACGGCCTCCTCTTCCGCTGGACCCCGCCCAAGGGCTTCGAGCACGGCCGCGGCAAGCTCCGCGCCCTCGCCGACGACGCCGGTGCCTTCGAGGCCTTCAAGTGCTTCGACTCCGGCGGCCAGTTCGTCGACGACCTCTCCCGCGCCACGAAGATCGGCACGGTCTACGGCGTCGACTGGGTGACGGTCCCCGACCGCGACGCCAAGACGGTGGCGGTGCGCAAGCAGTTCACCGACGGCCAGGTCACCCGCGCCCGCAAGCTGGAGGGCATGTGGTGGGGCGACGGCGGCGCCTACATCGTCTCCTCCTACGCCCGCGCGGAGAGCCCCGTCCAGCACGACGGCCAGGTCTGGTTCTACGACCCCAAGCGGCGCACCCTGACCCTGAAGGTCCTCCTCGGCGTCAACCCCGACCCCTCCGTCGACGGCGCCTTCGACGGCCCCGACAACATCACCGTCTCCCCGTACGGCGGCCTCGTCATCGCCGAGGACGGCGAGGGCGTCCAGCACCTCTTCGGCGCGACCGACAGCGGCAATACCTACCCCATCGCCCGCAACGAACTGAACATCGGCACCGAAGACGCCCCCGAATACAGCGAGTTCACCGGCGTCACCTTCTCCTGCGACGGCAGGACCCTCTTCGCCAACATCCAGACGCCGGGCATCATGCTCGCCATCACCGGCCCCTGGAAGCGGCAGAAGCGCGCCTGA
- a CDS encoding zinc-dependent alcohol dehydrogenase family protein: MKAAVIESVGRAVVAEVPDPTPGPRDVVVEVAACGLCGTDLHILQGEFAPKLPIVPGHEFAGAVVGVGTQVTELSVGDRVAVDPSLYCHECRYCRTGHNNLCERWAAIGVTTAGGAAQYAVAPVANCVRLPDHVRTQDAALVEPLSCAVRGYDVLRSRLGAHVLIYGSGTMGLMMLELAKRTGAASVDMVDVNPARLETARRLGVSASAANPDELDRPQGWDLVIDATGNAAAIQDGLDRVAKAGTFLQFGVADYATKVTIDPYRIYNQEITITGSMAVLHSFERAAELFANGVLDPDLFISDRIPLERYPQALEQFAAGVGRKIVVVP; this comes from the coding sequence ATGAAGGCCGCCGTCATCGAGTCCGTGGGCAGGGCCGTCGTAGCCGAGGTCCCGGACCCGACGCCGGGTCCCCGGGACGTGGTGGTGGAGGTCGCGGCCTGCGGGCTGTGCGGCACGGACCTCCACATCCTCCAGGGCGAGTTCGCCCCGAAGCTGCCGATCGTGCCGGGCCACGAGTTCGCGGGCGCGGTGGTCGGGGTCGGCACCCAGGTCACGGAGCTGTCCGTCGGCGACCGGGTGGCGGTCGACCCCTCCCTCTACTGCCACGAGTGCCGCTACTGCCGTACCGGCCACAACAACCTCTGCGAACGCTGGGCGGCGATCGGCGTGACCACGGCCGGAGGGGCCGCGCAGTACGCCGTGGCCCCGGTCGCGAACTGCGTACGCCTCCCCGACCATGTCCGCACCCAGGACGCGGCCCTGGTGGAGCCCCTGTCGTGCGCGGTACGCGGCTACGACGTCCTCCGGTCCCGCCTCGGCGCCCATGTCCTGATCTACGGCTCCGGCACGATGGGCCTGATGATGCTGGAGCTGGCCAAGCGCACGGGCGCGGCGAGCGTGGACATGGTCGACGTCAACCCGGCCCGGCTGGAGACCGCGCGCCGGCTCGGTGTCTCGGCCTCCGCCGCGAACCCGGACGAGCTGGACCGCCCCCAGGGCTGGGACCTGGTGATCGACGCCACCGGCAACGCGGCGGCCATCCAGGACGGCCTGGACCGGGTGGCGAAGGCCGGCACGTTCCTCCAGTTCGGAGTCGCGGACTACGCCACGAAGGTCACGATCGACCCGTACCGCATCTACAACCAGGAGATCACCATCACCGGCTCCATGGCGGTCCTGCACAGCTTCGAGCGCGCGGCAGAACTGTTCGCGAACGGCGTCCTGGACCCCGACCTCTTCATCAGCGACCGCATCCCGCTGGAGCGGTACCCGCAGGCCTTGGAGCAGTTCGCGGCGGGGGTGGGCAGGAAGATCGTGGTGGTGCCGTAG
- a CDS encoding carbohydrate ABC transporter permease, translated as MTATTTAPLATPSVQTARQPSARLRAWATRAPLLPALIFMIAVTQLPFVATLVISFFDWNALYPKARHFTGVDNYQEVLTDADLRHSVWTTVLLTVAVVLASLILGLVLALLLDRRFRGRGVVRTLLIAPFLVVPVAAALLWKHVLYNPEYGLLNGLLHYVGGPQPDWISNTPLLAVEASLVWQWTPFMMLILLAGLQSRDPQQLEAARVDGASDWQIFRHLTLPHLRRYLELGALLGSIYIVQNFDAVFTITSGGLGTANLPYTVYQSFYQAHENGLASAAGVLVVIGSIIIATFALRVVSSLFREEVGRA; from the coding sequence ATGACCGCGACCACCACGGCCCCCCTGGCCACCCCGTCCGTACAGACCGCGCGGCAGCCGTCGGCCCGTCTGCGCGCCTGGGCCACCCGAGCCCCTCTCCTCCCCGCCCTCATCTTCATGATCGCGGTCACCCAACTGCCCTTCGTGGCCACGCTGGTGATCTCGTTCTTCGACTGGAACGCGCTCTATCCGAAGGCGCGCCACTTCACCGGCGTCGACAACTACCAAGAGGTCCTCACCGACGCGGACCTGCGCCACTCGGTGTGGACGACGGTCCTGCTGACGGTGGCCGTGGTCCTGGCCAGCCTGATCCTCGGCCTGGTGCTCGCGCTGCTCCTCGACCGGAGGTTCCGGGGCCGGGGAGTGGTCCGCACCCTGCTCATCGCCCCGTTCCTGGTGGTCCCGGTTGCGGCGGCGCTGCTGTGGAAGCACGTCCTCTACAACCCCGAATACGGTCTGCTGAACGGCCTGTTGCACTACGTCGGCGGGCCTCAGCCGGACTGGATCTCCAACACCCCGCTCCTCGCGGTGGAGGCGTCCCTGGTCTGGCAGTGGACCCCGTTCATGATGCTGATCCTGCTGGCGGGCCTACAGAGCCGTGACCCCCAACAGCTCGAAGCGGCAAGGGTGGACGGGGCGAGCGACTGGCAGATCTTCCGCCACCTCACGCTCCCGCACCTGCGCCGCTACCTCGAACTGGGCGCCCTGCTGGGCTCGATCTACATCGTCCAGAACTTCGACGCGGTCTTCACGATCACGTCCGGCGGCCTGGGCACGGCGAACCTCCCCTACACCGTCTACCAGAGCTTCTACCAGGCCCATGAGAACGGCCTCGCCTCGGCCGCGGGCGTCCTGGTCGTCATCGGCTCGATCATCATCGCGACCTTCGCCCTGCGGGTCGTCTCGTCTCTGTTCCGCGAGGAGGTGGGCCGGGCATGA
- a CDS encoding endonuclease/exonuclease/phosphatase family protein encodes MPSKSSARLAALTVAAVCSAASTVVLTSPAHADSVRIHDIQGTTRISPYAGQKVADVSGIVTGIRTYGSSKGFWIQDPNADDNPATSEGVFVFTSSAPKGVAVGDLVTVSGTVSEYVPGGTSTGNQSITEITKPTTTVVSSGNAVPAAVVVDAKSVPAAYAPAGDAAAGNSINGLALEPSKYALDYYESLEGENVKVADTRVVGASDPYTELWVTVKPRENANRRGGTVYGSYDAQNTGRLQIQSLGATSAFPVANVGDVLEGATEGPLDYNQFGGYTLVANTIGTLKSGGTERETTQKQKHGELAVATYNVENLDPSDATFAAHAAAIVNNLQSPDIVSLEEIQDNNGATNDGTVAADQTVQKLIDAIAAAGGPTYDWRSIDPTNGTDGGEPGGNIRQVFLFNPERVSFTDRAGGDATTAVGVTKEHGKAALTVSPGRIDPTDTAWASSRKPLVGEFVFRGRTVFVIANHFNSKGGDYGLTSATQPVPRSSEVQRHQQATLVNAFVKDVLDTQKNADVIALGDINDYEFSDTAKILETDGALWSAIKSLPKSERYSYVYQGNAQVLDQILVSPSIRRGCDFEYDSVHVNSEFNDQISDHDPQVLRFKP; translated from the coding sequence TTGCCGAGCAAGTCTTCCGCGCGCCTCGCCGCGCTCACCGTCGCCGCCGTGTGCTCCGCCGCGTCCACGGTCGTCCTGACCTCTCCCGCGCACGCGGACTCCGTGCGCATCCACGACATCCAGGGCACGACCCGGATATCCCCGTACGCCGGCCAGAAGGTGGCGGACGTCTCCGGCATCGTCACCGGCATCCGTACCTACGGCTCGTCCAAGGGCTTCTGGATCCAGGACCCGAACGCGGACGACAACCCGGCCACCAGTGAGGGCGTCTTCGTCTTCACCAGCTCCGCCCCGAAGGGCGTCGCCGTCGGCGACCTCGTCACGGTCTCGGGCACGGTCTCGGAGTACGTCCCCGGCGGCACCTCCACCGGCAACCAGTCGATCACCGAGATCACCAAGCCGACCACCACGGTCGTCTCCAGCGGCAACGCCGTCCCGGCCGCCGTCGTCGTCGACGCCAAGTCGGTCCCGGCCGCCTACGCCCCGGCCGGCGACGCCGCCGCGGGCAACTCGATCAACGGCCTGGCCCTGGAGCCGTCGAAGTACGCCCTGGACTACTACGAGTCCCTGGAGGGCGAGAACGTCAAGGTCGCCGACACCCGGGTGGTCGGCGCCAGCGACCCGTACACCGAGCTGTGGGTGACGGTGAAGCCGCGCGAGAACGCCAACCGCCGCGGTGGCACGGTCTACGGCTCCTACGACGCCCAGAACACCGGCCGCCTCCAGATCCAGTCGCTCGGCGCGACCTCCGCCTTCCCGGTGGCGAACGTCGGCGACGTGCTGGAGGGCGCGACCGAAGGCCCGCTGGACTACAACCAGTTCGGCGGCTACACCCTCGTCGCCAACACGATCGGCACGCTGAAGAGCGGCGGCACCGAGCGCGAGACGACCCAGAAGCAGAAGCACGGCGAGCTGGCGGTCGCGACGTACAACGTCGAGAACCTCGACCCGTCCGACGCCACCTTCGCCGCGCACGCCGCCGCGATCGTGAACAACCTCCAGTCGCCCGACATCGTGTCCCTGGAGGAGATCCAGGACAACAACGGCGCGACCAACGACGGTACGGTCGCCGCCGACCAGACGGTCCAGAAGCTGATCGACGCGATCGCGGCCGCGGGCGGCCCGACGTACGACTGGCGCTCCATCGACCCGACGAACGGCACCGACGGCGGTGAGCCGGGCGGCAACATCCGCCAGGTGTTCCTGTTCAACCCGGAGCGGGTCTCCTTCACCGACCGCGCGGGCGGCGACGCCACCACGGCCGTCGGTGTGACGAAGGAACACGGCAAGGCGGCCCTGACGGTCTCCCCCGGCCGTATCGACCCGACCGACACGGCCTGGGCGTCCAGCCGCAAGCCGCTGGTCGGCGAGTTCGTCTTCCGTGGCCGTACGGTCTTCGTGATCGCCAACCACTTCAACTCCAAGGGCGGCGACTACGGCCTGACCTCGGCGACCCAGCCGGTGCCGCGCAGCTCGGAGGTCCAGCGCCACCAGCAGGCCACCCTGGTCAACGCCTTCGTCAAGGACGTCCTGGACACCCAGAAGAACGCGGACGTCATAGCCCTCGGCGACATCAACGACTACGAGTTCTCCGACACCGCCAAGATCCTGGAGACCGACGGCGCCCTGTGGTCGGCGATCAAGTCGCTGCCCAAGAGCGAGCGTTACTCGTACGTCTACCAGGGCAACGCCCAGGTCCTGGACCAGATCCTGGTCTCCCCGTCGATCCGGCGCGGCTGCGACTTCGAGTACGACAGCGTGCACGTCAACTCGGAGTTCAACGACCAGATCAGCGACCACGACCCCCAGGTCCTGCGCTTCAAGCCGTAA
- a CDS encoding carbohydrate ABC transporter permease, whose translation MSSMTVHRVRRKEAGLGLLAWLLGIAFFLPIAWMALTSFHSEQDAATNPPSFGAALTLDGYREFFGTGGGASPWPALINSTVASVTSTLFVLLLALPAAYALSVNRVRKWTDVLFFFLSTKMLPVVAGLLPIYLFAKNTDMLDNIWLLVILYTSMNLPIAVWMMQSFLAEVPVAIIEAARVDGARLPTILARVVAPIALPGIAATSLICFIFSWNELLFARVLTGVVAETAPVFLTGFITSQGLFLAKVCAASLVISLPVLAAGFAAQDKLVQGLSLGAVK comes from the coding sequence ATGAGCAGCATGACCGTGCACCGCGTACGCCGCAAGGAAGCCGGACTGGGGCTGCTGGCCTGGCTGTTGGGGATCGCGTTCTTCCTCCCCATCGCCTGGATGGCCCTGACGTCCTTCCACTCGGAGCAGGACGCGGCCACCAATCCCCCCTCCTTCGGCGCCGCCCTCACCCTGGACGGCTACCGCGAGTTCTTCGGCACGGGCGGTGGCGCCAGCCCCTGGCCGGCGCTGATCAACTCGACGGTGGCGTCGGTGACATCGACGCTGTTCGTCCTCCTGCTGGCGCTCCCGGCGGCCTACGCCCTCTCCGTCAACCGGGTCCGGAAGTGGACGGACGTCCTGTTCTTCTTCCTGTCGACGAAGATGCTCCCGGTGGTGGCGGGACTGCTCCCGATCTACCTCTTCGCCAAGAACACCGACATGCTGGACAACATCTGGCTGCTGGTCATCCTCTACACGTCGATGAACCTGCCGATCGCGGTGTGGATGATGCAGTCGTTCCTGGCCGAGGTCCCGGTCGCGATCATCGAGGCGGCGAGGGTGGACGGCGCCCGCCTCCCGACGATCCTCGCGCGCGTGGTGGCCCCGATCGCCCTCCCCGGCATAGCGGCGACGTCGTTGATCTGCTTCATCTTCAGCTGGAACGAACTTCTGTTCGCCCGGGTCCTGACGGGCGTGGTCGCCGAGACCGCCCCCGTCTTCCTGACCGGCTTCATCACCAGCCAGGGCCTGTTCCTGGCGAAGGTGTGCGCCGCGTCGCTCGTCATCTCCCTGCCGGTGCTCGCCGCGGGGTTCGCCGCCCAGGACAAGCTGGTCCAGGGCCTGTCGTTGGGAGCAGTGAAATGA